Genomic DNA from Nitrospirota bacterium:
AGGTAGTTCATCGTTTGCACGGTGAGGAGGATCGTGAAGTCCAGCTTCGCTTGATCTTCCGGCACGGCCAGCCGCAAGTTCAGCTCCCGGCAGCGGGAGATCATGGCTTCCAGGACTTGGTCGATCGTGTACTGGTACTCGCCGGTCCAGTCCGCCACCTTCCGGCGGACTTCCCTCCGGAAGCGGCTCAGAAAGCTCGCCGCCGTCTTGTTGGCCTTGAACTCTGGCGCGTCCGAGAACAGCCGCCGGAGGTCCAGGTCGTAAAAGGTCGGATGCGCCAGCCCGTAATGCTCCCGCTTGGCCTTGTAATGCTGCCGGAGCGTCTTCTGCAGGCTGGGGAGGGGATCCACGGGCGGCTGCGGGGGAACCAGCGGGGGGCGGCCGGCGATCTCGCGCATCAGCGCGTCCACATACTCCAGCTTCTTGAGCGCCGGCCAGCCCGCGTACCGCTCCCGCCAGGTGGACCCGGGGGTGAGCCAGACCGCGAAGGTCTCGGCGAAGTCTTCGTCCGGGTGGCTCTGGGCGTACCACAGGTCGAGGTGGAGGACGAAGCTCTTGCTGTAAGGCTTCGGGGCATAATAGTCGGGGTAGGGTTTGGAGGACTTCCCGAAGAGCTGCTGCCGCCCCCGTCGCC
This window encodes:
- a CDS encoding putative zinc-binding metallopeptidase; translated protein: MPEDWATWPDERLLDVRLCDLPLAIEDSPVEPHLRQLAQELEAQHLQFRPHFWLADEWFTPDGVPGIAIPFYLVHPRLAKLELNQMLEVEGGTPEWCLQILRHETGHAIENAYRLRRRRGRQQLFGKSSKPYPDYYAPKPYSKSFVLHLDLWYAQSHPDEDFAETFAVWLTPGSTWRERYAGWPALKKLEYVDALMREIAGRPPLVPPQPPVDPLPSLQKTLRQHYKAKREHYGLAHPTFYDLDLRRLFSDAPEFKANKTAASFLSRFRREVRRKVADWTGEYQYTIDQVLEAMISRCRELNLRLAVPEDQAKLDFTILLTVQTMNYLHSGRHRVAL